The proteins below come from a single Triticum aestivum cultivar Chinese Spring chromosome 5D, IWGSC CS RefSeq v2.1, whole genome shotgun sequence genomic window:
- the LOC123124449 gene encoding WUSCHEL-related homeobox 5: MESVEHQQQAATRSRSPSLPAAPPSPPLSPNSAAAAALANARWTPTKEQVGVLEGLYRQGLRTPTAEQIQQVTARLQKHGPIEGKNVFYWFQNHKARQRQRQKQQAFDYFSKQFRRPQPLPVLHRPAAHPSLPPIPLHAPPPPPSHVSSATTPDPPAPPACNRQAMYGQQPSYVTAAAAVAATQAAANASYYMQTQAQAPMLHPRVEAVAHDKAQTQAQATMYHQAAAPNSAGTQQPRALQLPPAAGTHGPPAARSRRPETLNLFPLHPTFAIPEKPRPAGIAGSATPTGPSASGSGSFSWEPESPRGDAPLPLYDFFGAGR, translated from the exons ATGGAGAGCGTCGAGCACCAGCAGCAGGCCGCCACCCGCTCCCGCTCCCCGTCCCTTCCGGCggcgccgccctccccgccgctgTCGCccaactcggcggcggcggcggcgctggcgaacGCGCGGTGGACGCCGACCAAGGAGCAGGTGGGCGTGCTGGAGGGGCTGTACCGGCAGGGGCTGCGCACCCCCACCGCGGAGCAGATCCAGCAGGTGACGGCGCGGCTGCAGAAGCACGGCCCCATCGAGGGCAAGAACGTCTTCTACTGGTTCCAGAACCACAAGGCCCGCCAGCGCCAGCGCCAGAAGCAGCAGGCCTTCGACTACTTCTCCAAGCAGTTCCGCCGCCCCCAGCCGCTGCCCGTGCTCCACAGGCCCGCCGCCCACCCCTCCTTGCCCCCGATCCCgctgcacgcgccgccgccgccaccgtcgcacGTGTCGTCGGCGACGACGCCGGATCCTCCCGCTCCTCCTGCATGCAACAGACAAG CGATGTACGGGCAGCAGCCTAGCTAcgtgacagcggcggcggcggtggcggcgacacAGGCAGCGGCGAATGCATCCTACTACATGCAGACGCAGGCACAGGCGCCGATGCTGCACCCCAGAGTGGAGGCGGTGGCGCATGACAAGGCCCAGACGCAGGCACAGGCCACCATGTACCACCAGGCAGCAGCTCCGAACAGCGCCGGCACTCAACAGCCGCGCGCGCTACAGCTCCCTCCGGCCGCCGGCACCCATGGGCCGCCCGCCGCCCGCTCCCGCCGCCCCGAGACCCTGAACCTGTTCCCGCTGCACCCCACCTTCGCCATTCCGGAGAAGCCGCGCCCCGCCGGGATCGCCGGCTCCGCGACGCCGACGGGGCCGTCCGCCTCGGGGTCGGGGTCCTTCTCTTGGGAACCGGAGAGCCCCCGCGGCGACGCCCCTCTGCCGTTGTATGACTTCTTCGGCGCAGGCCGCTGA
- the LOC123124448 gene encoding uncharacterized protein has protein sequence MAAPSPPTPGTGRLPTMADIMAASRAQGLRMRLSTLGPLFRVTATRVGGDGDVELGRAEGAVRPWPGGSVLHLDSMRMSRATLEVPDRPLFGLGIFLGAVTVRHGFDAGCVRAELLAINDTPLYHNKLVKFYTRMGFKAVHEVDGSSMMDLAHMLVWGGKGTRMDADIEQLLMKWSRRFGSQD, from the exons ATGGCCGCTCCGTCGCCGCCCACACCAGGCACGGGCAGACTCCCGACGATGGCGGACATCATGGCCGCGTCGCGCGCGCAGGGCCTGCGCATGCGCTTGAGCACGCTTGGCCCTCTCTTCCGCGTCACGGCGACccgcgtcggcggcgacggcgacgtggAGCTGGGCCGCGCCGAGGGCGCCGTCCGGCCTTGGCCCGGGGGCTCCGTGCTGCACCTCGACTCCATGCGGATGTCGCGCGCCACGCTCGAGGTCCCCGACCGGCCGCTATTCGGCCTCGGCATCTTCCTAGGCGCCGTCACCGTGCGCCATGGCTTCGACGCTGGTTGCGTGCGCGCCGAGCTGCTAGCCATCAACGATACGCCGCTCTATCACAACAAG CTTGTTAAGTTCTATACGAGGATGGGTTTCAAAGCAGTGCATGAGGTAGATGGATCGTCAATGATGGATCTTGCTCATATGTTAGTGTGGGGAGGTAAAGGAACAAGAATGGATGCTGATATAGAACAGCTCCTCATGAAGTGGAGCAGAAGATTCGGATCTCAAGACTGA